From the Halanaerobiales bacterium genome, the window GAAGCAGCACAGTCAATGGGTGCTAGCCCTTTTGAAATTATTTTTAAAGTCTTAATTCCAGAATCTCTGTCAGCAATAATTTTAGGGATTACCTTAACTACTATTAGTCTTATAAGTTATTCAGCTATGGCAGGGGCAATAGGAGGAGGTGGGTTAGGAGATATCGCAATAAGGTATGGATATCAAAGATTTAAACCAATGATAATGTTGGAGACTATAGTAATCTTATTAGTTTTAGTACAGATAATTCAATGGACAGGTAATAAATTAGCTCTTATTTTTGATCATAAATAAACTTAAATATTGAAAGGAGAAGATAAAATGTTAAAAAAGAAAAATTATATTATCATATCATTAATAATTGTTGGTGTTTTGATTTTTCCTCTTACTAATTTTTTGATAGACAATACTGTTAAGGCTTCTGATCCTCTAAAGGTAGGTGCAACTCCTGTTCCTCATGCCGAAATTTTAAAACATATTAAAGGTAAATTGGCAAGTGTAGGAGTAGAAATCGAAATAGTTGAATTTAATAATTATGTAACTCCTAATTTAGCTTTAGCTGATGGGAGTATAGATGCAAATTTTTTTCAACATGTGCCTTATTTAAATCAATTCAAAAATGATAGAAATCTTGATTTAACTTATACTGTAAAAGTTCATATAGAACCTTATGCTCTTTATTCTAATAAAATAGAAGATGTAGAAAATTTGCCTCAAGGAGCAGAAATTGCAATTCCTAATGATCCCAGTAATGAAGCAAGAGCCTTACAAATATTACATCAAGAAGGATTAATTAAATTAAATGATCCTAAAAATTTAAAAGCTACTCCTCTTGATATAGTTGATAATCCAAACGACTTTAAATTTAAGGAACTTGAAGCTGCTCAACTTCCAAGAGTATTAGCTGATGTTGATGCTGCATTTATTAATACAAACTATGCACTGGAAGCAGATTTAAATCCAGTAAAAGACGCATTACTAATTGAAGACAAAGAATCACCTTATGCCAATGTTTTAGCTGTAAGAAAAGGAGAAGAAAATGATTTTGGAATAAGAATGTTAAGTAAATTTTTGACAAGTAATTTGG encodes:
- a CDS encoding MetQ/NlpA family ABC transporter substrate-binding protein, which translates into the protein MLKKKNYIIISLIIVGVLIFPLTNFLIDNTVKASDPLKVGATPVPHAEILKHIKGKLASVGVEIEIVEFNNYVTPNLALADGSIDANFFQHVPYLNQFKNDRNLDLTYTVKVHIEPYALYSNKIEDVENLPQGAEIAIPNDPSNEARALQILHQEGLIKLNDPKNLKATPLDIVDNPNDFKFKELEAAQLPRVLADVDAAFINTNYALEADLNPVKDALLIEDKESPYANVLAVRKGEENDFGIRMLSKFLTSNLAKTFIEENYGGSIVPAF